The sequence TGACCCCCAAGAGAATTCGAGTAGTATCACGGTGCAAGTTAATCCAGAAGCCACAGGCAGGGGTGGGAATTTGACTCTGGAAACAGCAGAATTATCACTGAGCAAGGGAGGTCAAATATCTGTGGCAACCTTCGGTACAGGGGATGGGGGTGAGTTAAACGTCAATGCGAGTGAGATTGAGTTAGTTGGCACAACCCCCATAAATGGAAATCCCAGTAGTTTGTTTGCCGATGTCGCACCTAATGCCACAGGAAAAGGGGGAGATGTGACCATCTCGACTCAGGGCTTGCGTATTGTTGATGGTGCTACTTTATCCGCCTTGACTGGTGGCATAGGCGATGCTGGAGATTTAACTGTAACGGCGACAGAAAAGATTGAAGTGATTGGCACTGACCCAAACAGGAATCCCAGTAGTATAAATGCCATAGTCACAGACAGTGCCACAGGTAATGGCGGTCAACTCAGCCTAAAAGCGTCTTCTATCCTCGTCACCGATAATGGTGTATTCTCAGTAGCAACCTTTGGTAACGGTGTTGCAGGCAACCTGACGATTGAAACCCAAAGGTTAACCGTTGCTGATGATGCTTCTGTATCCGCCTCCACCGCTTCTCCCCATCCAGAGGGGACAGGCGGTAATCTCACTATCAATGCCAGAGAATCTTTGCAGCTAAGAAATCAGGGACGTGTGGTTGCCCAGTCTACAGGAGCGGCTGCTGCTGGAGGCGTAACTATTAGTACCCCACAGTTATACCTGGAAAATGATTCACAGATATTGGCATCTAATGTCTCTACTGGGAGTCAGGGTATTGTTTTAGAAGGTCTGGATACTTTAAGAGTCAACAATAATAGTGAAATTTCAGCATCCACCCGAACAGGAACAGCCGGAAGTGTCAGGATTAATGTAGGAGAAAATCCGGTTGAGTCGGTATTTCTCAACAACAGTCGCCTATCCGTTGCAGCCACATCTGAAGGCGGTAAAGCTGGGGGTTTGACGCTCAATAGCCAACAGTTAAACTTAAGTGAAGACTCGCAGCTATCAGCCTCCAACATATCCGGTGTTAGTGAAAATATTACCCTAGAAGGCTTAAACACCTTAACCGTGAACAACAGTCTGATTTCAGCATCAACTCAAAAGGGTACAGCCGGAAGTTTAAGCATCAATACGACTGAATCTGTAGACTTACATGGAGTAGGTGGTCTATGGGTTGAAGCCAGTCAAGGTGGAACAGCAGGTAACTTAACCGTTAAAACAACTCAGATGTCAGTCCATAATGAGGCATCAGTAACCGTAAGTAGTCCCTCTGGACAAGCCGGAAATCTAACGATTAAGGCAAACTCCCTACAGTTAGACCAAGGTCAACTCACCGCAGAAACTGGAATCAGTGGTGTAGAAGGCGGGGCAAATATTAGCCTACAAAACTTAGACACCTTACTGATGACCAATGAAAGCCTAATTTCTGCCAAAGCCTCTGGTGATGCCAATGGCGGTAATATTGACATTACCACCATTTTTCTGTTAGCCCTACCCCCAGAAGGTGTTAACGGCAGTGATATTATTGCTAGCGCTGAACGGGGTGATGGGGGTCGGATTACCATTACAGGTGAAGGCATTTTCGGCATTGAAGAACGTCCAGCTATTGAGGGAAATCGCACTAATGATATTGATGCTAGTTCTCAGTTTGGCAATTCTGGTGAAATTATACTCGATGTATCTTTAGATCCCAGTCGCGGACTGACTCAACTCCCCAGCACTTTGGTTGATCCCTCTGGACAAATTAACCGAACCTGTGCAGCTAGTAATCGTCAGAGTCAATTTACTGTCACGGGACGAGGTGGTTTACCTGAAAACCCCACAGATTTATTCAGTCCTGATTTGGTACAAGATGATTTTGGTACAGTGATAGCCAGGGAAGAAGATGAGGAAATAGAAGGACAAGCCGAGGGAAAAAATGATTTAATTAACCATCCTCCCAAACAAATTATCGAAGCCCAAGGATGGATTATTGATGAGGAAGGGAATGTGATATTGACGGCTTATGCTCCTGATGGAAAACCTCACAGCAGTTGGCAAGAACCTGTTCATTGTCAGGTTTCTCCAACGGCGTCCCCGTAGGGGCGCACCGACGTGCATCTGTGTCAACTTAAGCTCAACCCCTCTCCCACGCCGGGGAGAGGGGAGCAAGAGAATCCGATCCCCCTTCTCCCCACGGTGGGAGAAGGGGTTAGGGGATGAGGGGGAAATGTCGAGGAGTAGACAGACACAGCTTAAAACCTTGTCAGTATTAGTTTGCACCTTAAGTTGACACCAATGACCGACGTGCGCCGGGACAACCTACCCATTTAAGTCGGTTACATGGGTAAAATATATGCTATGGCGCATAGTGCTATAAATGGTGCGTTACGCTGCGCTAACACACCCTACGCCACTACAATTTTGCCATCATTTTGTGGGTTGAGAAGAGGGCGACCCAATCTAATTGAATAGACTGGTGTTGTTCATTGATGCAAGCGGGTCGCCCCTACAAAAATTGAAAATAATATCGAATTTGTTGAATTAATCCCCTTTATACCGGAAAAAAATTTCCTTTAAATTGTCTGTTCTCTGCATTATGAATTATTTCAATCTGAGGAAAAATGACGTAAATAGGGTCTGCTGAATAAGTCGAAGAAACACAACTGATGGATTAAGTAGTTATATAATACGACAGCGAACTTAAGTTATTGTTGTTAACGATTCGCTTAATTATAAGGTTTAATAATGAATTGACGCCGAAAAAGACTTGATTGTGGAATATATATAAAAAAGACAAAAAACCTGCCTGAGCAGGGCAGACAGATTCATGACGAGGAAAGTAATGGCAATAGCTGTTTCGGACGTATGAGGTAGTTTAGCCATGACGCGACTTAGGCTATATCTACGTTTTGATATGCCAAATTTTCCTTCAATATTATTGCGAATTCTCTCGTCTTCTTGAGCTTGTTTCTTTAATTCTTGACTGACATTGGCTTTCGGTCTTCCTAAGGGAGGGCCACTGATTCTAATTCCTTTTTCTTTACAGAAGGATCGATTGGCTCGACTGCGATAGATTTTATCTACATGAACGGATTCTGGATAGAATCCTGTGTAGTTATAATAAGCTTCTATTTGAGCTTTTAAATCGACAGATTCATTAAAGTTATCCCAACTGATACGGTCTAAAAATACGTATCCATCTCTTACACTTGCCGATATTTTAGCTCCAAATTCTACGGCAACTCCCGCTTTGCCTCTAACTATTGGACGGATATGGGCTTGACTCACATTTACTATTCTATGCTCAATTCTATGAACTTTATTATTGTACATCCATTCTTGCTGACGATAGATTTCGCTAACTACCAACAGGCTCTTATATTCAGTACGACTCAATGCCCCAAGACTAGACCCTGCCTTAACTAGCGCGTCTATACTCCCAAGTTCTCTTTATGTATGCAGTGTTTTTTATTGCTTTTCTTATTTCTTTTCTTGTTTGTCTCTTTTTCTTTGCTACTTTTAAGTAATTCTTTCTGGCTCTATTTCTATAAGTTTTTGGTTTTTTATTTAGTTGATCCTTCAGGGGTTCATATAGACTGTCTATTATTTTTTCGGTTTTGACCCTAGCTTTATTTAATATCCCCAAATCATTGGGATAACTTATATCTCCTGGCACACAGCTTGCATCAACTATTAGTTGTCCTTTATTGGCTGACTCTCTTCTTTCTTGACTTTGGATTTCGGCACTTTTTTTTTAGCTTCTTCATCCGTCTCTGATTGACTTTTCTTCACCATTTTCTCATTTATTCGGTTGACTAGATTCACATTTATCCTTTCCCGGAATCTGGCCAATAGTGATGAGTCATAAGGAGCTTCGCTGCTGTAATGCCTTTGACCTATAAAGTATTGTAAGTAAGGGTTTTCTTTGATTTGTTCGACTGTCTCTCTATCACTTATTCCTAGTTTTTCTTTGATTATTAATGAACCCAGTGCTACCCTAAATGGTAGCGCTGGCGCTCCCATTTCCGCAGAAAAATTTTGGGCATATTCTTCTTCAAATTCCTCCCAAGGTACTAAAGAAGCCATGATTACCCAGCGGTTATCCTGTGATAACTTTCCTTCAAATGGTAGTTCAAAATCTTCGGCTTCCCTGGGGGGCGTTCTCAACTTTTCGGTACATCTACCTGATCATGATGCAAGGATTTTGAGCAATTTTACCAGATTCATGAGCACCAAGTCAACTGTAAATACGGATCAAAGCATTGATGGTTAAGGGTTTCGGTCTTGTGCAGCAAGCCCTAAATAAGAAAGGACGGCTGCTATCTCTGGAGGAATCCCTGTAAATCGAATACCAAAATGATTGGGACTATCTACCGATGTTTCAACGACTTTCGCGTAAATGTCTCCCAATCCTTTTGCCTTTTCTGTACCCATTACTAAATTTATCTTTAGATTAGTCAACAATTCTAAAGGCTGTTCGGTGTGAATTTCAGCACCATTCGCTGATAATTTTACGATTGTTCCTTGACAGAATTCCTGTCCTAAATGCTTTCCCGTTAAAACTATATACTGTATGGGTATTTTATTTTTCAGCACAACAAAATCTATTGCTGGTTTCGGCAAAAACAAATTAAACGTCCCGCCAATCCCACCAATTTCATAAACCGTAATCGGTTCAGCAAATCCTTTGGGATGAACGTGCAATTCCCCATCCACCCGGAGAATAGAACCCACCTGTTTGAGCAAATCCTGAGAAATTAAAACTTGTCCGCCAACGGTATAGGATTCAATCCGAGATGCCAAATTAACTGGACTCCCCATTACTGTATATTTTGCCCGTTTTTGTGAGCCAATATTCCCCGCTAACACCTCCCCCCCATGAATACCAATGCCCATTTCTAAGGGGGGTAAATTTAGGGTATTATTGTACTGATTAATCTCTGCCATCGCCAATTGCATCGCAATCCCACAAGCGATCGCGCGTTGGGAATCGTCTTCTCGCTCAATCGGCGCACCAAACATGACCAGAATCCCGTCGCCCATGAACTCATTAATCACACCCTGATACTGATCAACCACATCCGTCATCACTTGCAAATAATGGTTAATCACCTTCACCCCCATCTCCGGTGACACTCGCTCAGAAATTGCTGAAAATCCTCTTAAATCAGAAAATAAAACCGTAACCTGGCGGTTTTCTCCGCCTAACTGTAATCCTTGAGGCGTCTCCAGCAAATTCGCCACCACCGCATCAGTGACATAGCGACCAAATATGCGGCGCATCTGATCGGCATTGTATGCCACATACCCGATAATCGCGATCGCAGACCCGGTTAACCCCAGAATCGGCGGAACTACAGGAATCCACCATCCCTGCAAAAACGCCCAGTAACAGCCCCCAACCAAGCCACCGCCAACGAAAATAAGACTCACCACCTTAACAGGCGATCGCGCAGTCACACCTCCCCGATAGCGCTGTCCCCAAGTCAATATCGCCCCGACTACCGTCCAAGCTACAATCCACAGGATTTCCCAGGGTTCCGACCAAACCTGAATTAGGGGACGCCCTTCTAACGCAGCACTCAGCATTTGACTCACGATATCAGCATGAATTTCTACCCCTGCTGCTTGATTCACCAATCCCCGACTAAAAGGTGTGAAAAAGTTATCGGCGACACTTTCACCCGTAATCCCAATTAAAATGACGCGATCGCGTCCCCAATCTTTTGGTATTTTTCCCTCTAAAACATCCGTGAACGAAATCGACTGAAACCCTTGTCCGAGATTGCGAAAATTAGAGATAATCTGAAATCCACCTGCATCTGTCCGGACATAGCCCCCATCATGCTGATTTAAACGGGTAAAAATAGCTTTGTCCAACTGATATTGATTTCCATCAGCATCTATTTCCTCAAGCGTAATCCCTTCCGCCTCTAAATAGGTCAAAGCCAACATCGTACTAAAACTAGGGATAATCTCCCCGGATGGAGTTCCTAAAGATAGTAAACTGCGACGAACTTTACCATCACTATCCACGACCAAATCATTTGCGCCAATCTGACCCAATTCGTTCAATACTGGTGGTGGATTCACTGCCGTTCCCTCCGCATCTCCAGCTACCTTACGAATCCCAATCAAATTCGGCGTTGATTTAAACACCTCGACCAATTCCTGATGTCCAGGTTCTACAGGTAAATCCCGATATAG comes from Coleofasciculus chthonoplastes PCC 7420 and encodes:
- a CDS encoding CHASE2 domain-containing protein, which encodes MWATLRKQLWQWRGVFIAAPTVAGIVIGLRWAGWLQELELAALDQFFRWRPPEAVDSRIVIVEIDEQDIQKLGNWPPSDQMLAQLLNILKQQQPRAIGLDLYRDLPVEPGHQELVEVFKSTPNLIGIRKVAGDAEGTAVNPPPVLNELGQIGANDLVVDSDGKVRRSLLSLGTPSGEIIPSFSTMLALTYLEAEGITLEEIDADGNQYQLDKAIFTRLNQHDGGYVRTDAGGFQIISNFRNLGQGFQSISFTDVLEGKIPKDWGRDRVILIGITGESVADNFFTPFSRGLVNQAAGVEIHADIVSQMLSAALEGRPLIQVWSEPWEILWIVAWTVVGAILTWGQRYRGGVTARSPVKVVSLIFVGGGLVGGCYWAFLQGWWIPVVPPILGLTGSAIAIIGYVAYNADQMRRIFGRYVTDAVVANLLETPQGLQLGGENRQVTVLFSDLRGFSAISERVSPEMGVKVINHYLQVMTDVVDQYQGVINEFMGDGILVMFGAPIEREDDSQRAIACGIAMQLAMAEINQYNNTLNLPPLEMGIGIHGGEVLAGNIGSQKRAKYTVMGSPVNLASRIESYTVGGQVLISQDLLKQVGSILRVDGELHVHPKGFAEPITVYEIGGIGGTFNLFLPKPAIDFVVLKNKIPIQYIVLTGKHLGQEFCQGTIVKLSANGAEIHTEQPLELLTNLKINLVMGTEKAKGLGDIYAKVVETSVDSPNHFGIRFTGIPPEIAAVLSYLGLAAQDRNP